The sequence CTTGACGTGAGATTTTGGCGACTTTTTCTGCATACTCATAATCTTCCCTAAAGGTCTTTGCAAAAGCTGGGGGCACACTGGGTTCATACTCTATTATATCTCTATGCTCCTCAGTATTCATTCTATAAATGCGATCAGCGTTTGCATGGAAATTATCAAAAGAAAGATGATAACTTAAGAACAAATAGATTAAGATACCGCCACCAAAACCAATGGCAAGGCCTAAAATGTTAATAGCAGTAAAAACCTTTCTTTTTAAAAGGTTTCTCCAGGCAATTCTTATATAGTTCTTGAACATGACTTAATCGATTTTCTGAATTTCTGCTTCACCTATTATTATACCTCTATCCACTTCCGGAGAACCTTCATAGGCAACAATTGCTTCCCCATAAGCGGTAACCTTTAGTCTGTCTGAGACTGCTATCCTGTAGCTGCCTTCTCCATATGCCGTTATCTTAACCTCAGAAGAATTCACCTCCAGAGTGTTAATTTTGCTTTCACCATACGCCGTTATTTTTTGTCTGCCTATAGTGCCTTTTTTAAGTTCTAAGTAGCTTTCACCATAACTGGTTGTAATTAAATGATCCAGGTCGACTTCATTTAAATACACTTCAGACTCTCCGTAGACCTTGAGTCTAAATTCTGGACCGCTTATAGGACTCTCGCAAACAAATTTTTCTTCTCCACGTAGTGAAAGTTCTTTTAGCTTTTTATAAGCAACTGTTGCGGTGACCACGGTTCCTCCGTAAATGGATCTTTTGCCTTTCCATTT is a genomic window of Flagellimonas sp. CMM7 containing:
- a CDS encoding head GIN domain-containing protein, with translation MKSSKTQKYTQKLLIIGFVLFYGYSFGQLKKVTVERFDKVIVSPHIAVNFVESEFESVNVHSSTESIEKLNIEVVGRTLHLYLDNAKMVTKGEKIKNDKWKGKRSIYGGTVVTATVAYKKLKELSLRGEEKFVCESPISGPEFRLKVYGESEVYLNEVDLDHLITTSYGESYLELKKGTIGRQKITAYGESKINTLEVNSSEVKITAYGEGSYRIAVSDRLKVTAYGEAIVAYEGSPEVDRGIIIGEAEIQKID